One region of Catenuloplanes indicus genomic DNA includes:
- a CDS encoding M50 family metallopeptidase — MSIDSLTDLRDQLLGAQPDPPFLLVLITALVALAVVFVRVTWRVGRNAITIAHEGGHALAAVLTGRRLTGIKLHSDTSGLTLSAGRPTGPGMTFTLLAGYVAPSLIGLLGAWLLGGNRITLLLWITVAALLAMLIMIRNVYGIVSILVTGAIVFGVSWYAEPEVQAAFAYTGVWFLLIGGVRPVFELQSMRSWGRMPQSDADQLAGITRIPAIFWVGVFLAVNLAALAGGLLLLAGAYLPAITLN; from the coding sequence GTGTCGATCGACAGCCTGACTGATCTGCGGGACCAGCTCCTCGGTGCGCAACCGGACCCGCCGTTCCTGCTCGTCCTCATCACGGCGCTGGTCGCGCTGGCCGTGGTTTTCGTGCGCGTGACCTGGCGGGTGGGCCGCAACGCGATCACGATCGCGCACGAAGGCGGGCACGCGCTCGCCGCCGTGCTCACCGGCCGCCGGCTGACCGGCATCAAGCTGCACTCGGACACGTCCGGGCTGACGCTATCGGCCGGGCGCCCGACCGGGCCCGGCATGACGTTCACGCTGCTGGCCGGCTACGTGGCGCCGTCGCTGATCGGCCTGCTCGGCGCGTGGCTGCTCGGCGGCAACCGGATCACGCTGCTGCTCTGGATCACGGTGGCCGCGCTGCTGGCGATGCTCATCATGATCCGGAACGTGTACGGCATCGTGTCGATCCTGGTCACCGGCGCGATCGTGTTCGGCGTCTCGTGGTACGCCGAGCCGGAGGTGCAGGCCGCGTTCGCGTACACCGGGGTGTGGTTCCTGCTGATCGGCGGCGTGCGGCCGGTCTTCGAACTGCAGTCGATGCGCAGCTGGGGGCGGATGCCGCAGTCGGACGCGGACCAGCTGGCCGGCATCACCCGGATCCCGGCGATCTTCTGGGTCGGCGTGTTCCTGGCGGTGAACCTGGCCGCACTGGCCGGCGGCTTACTGCTGCTCGCCGGTGCTTATCTTCCCGCCATCACGTTGAACTAG
- a CDS encoding acyl-CoA carboxylase subunit beta has translation MTDTDVNPHTTAGRLADLDRRVDEAVHAGSARAVEKQHARGKRTARERIAMLLDEGSFVELDALARHRSTAFGQERNRPYGDGVVTGYGTIDGRQVCVFAQDFTVFGGSLGEVFGEKIVKVMDLAMKTGCPVIGINDSGGARIQEGVVSLGLYGEIFFRNVRASGVIPQISLVMGPCAGGAVYSPAVTDFTVMVDKTSHMFITGPDVIRTVTGEDVGMEELGGARTHNTTSGNAHYLASDEEDAVEYVKALLSYLPSNNLDDPPVFDADPDLSPDDELDTLVPDSANQPYDMHTVIERLVDDFLEVQPLYAPNIVVGFGRVEGRPVGVVANQPTHLAGCLDIAASEKAARFVRTCDAFNIPVLTLVDVPGFLPGTGQEWDGIIRRGAKLLYAYAEATVPKLTVITRKAYGGAYDVMGSKHLGADLNLAWPTAQIAVMGAQGAVNILYRAELAAAGDPAALRAELVADYEDTLANPYTAAERGYVDAVIKPSETRAHLIRGLRALRTKRETLPPKKHGNIPL, from the coding sequence GTGACCGACACCGACGTCAATCCGCACACCACCGCGGGCCGGCTGGCCGACCTGGATCGCCGCGTCGACGAGGCCGTGCACGCGGGCTCGGCGCGCGCGGTCGAGAAGCAGCACGCACGCGGCAAGAGAACGGCGCGGGAGCGCATCGCGATGCTGCTCGACGAGGGCTCCTTCGTCGAGCTGGACGCGCTGGCCCGGCACCGTTCGACGGCCTTCGGGCAGGAGCGCAACCGGCCGTACGGGGACGGTGTGGTCACCGGCTACGGCACGATCGACGGCCGGCAGGTGTGCGTGTTCGCGCAGGACTTCACGGTCTTCGGCGGTTCGCTGGGCGAGGTCTTCGGCGAGAAGATCGTCAAGGTGATGGACCTGGCGATGAAGACCGGCTGCCCGGTGATCGGCATCAACGACTCCGGCGGCGCGCGGATCCAGGAGGGCGTGGTCAGCCTCGGCCTGTACGGCGAGATCTTCTTCCGGAACGTGCGCGCGTCCGGCGTGATCCCGCAGATCTCGCTGGTGATGGGCCCGTGCGCGGGCGGCGCGGTCTACTCCCCCGCGGTCACCGACTTCACCGTGATGGTCGACAAGACCTCGCACATGTTCATCACCGGGCCGGACGTGATCAGGACGGTGACCGGCGAGGACGTCGGCATGGAGGAGCTGGGCGGGGCCCGCACGCACAACACCACCAGCGGCAACGCGCACTATCTGGCCTCCGACGAGGAGGACGCGGTCGAGTACGTCAAGGCGCTGCTGTCCTACCTGCCGTCGAACAACCTGGACGACCCGCCGGTCTTCGACGCGGACCCGGACCTGAGCCCGGACGACGAGCTGGACACGCTGGTCCCGGACTCGGCGAACCAGCCGTACGACATGCACACCGTGATCGAACGGCTGGTCGACGACTTCCTGGAAGTGCAGCCGCTCTACGCGCCGAACATCGTGGTCGGCTTCGGCCGGGTGGAGGGCCGACCGGTCGGCGTGGTGGCGAACCAGCCGACGCACCTGGCCGGCTGCCTGGACATCGCGGCGTCGGAGAAGGCGGCCCGGTTCGTGCGCACCTGCGACGCCTTCAACATCCCGGTGCTGACGCTGGTGGACGTGCCCGGTTTCCTGCCCGGCACCGGCCAGGAGTGGGACGGGATCATCCGGCGCGGCGCGAAGCTGCTGTACGCGTACGCCGAGGCCACCGTGCCGAAGCTGACCGTGATCACCCGCAAGGCGTACGGCGGCGCGTACGACGTGATGGGTTCGAAGCACCTGGGCGCGGACCTGAATCTGGCGTGGCCGACCGCGCAGATCGCGGTGATGGGCGCGCAGGGCGCGGTGAACATCCTGTACCGCGCGGAGCTGGCCGCGGCGGGCGATCCGGCGGCGCTGCGCGCGGAGCTGGTCGCGGACTACGAGGACACGCTGGCGAACCCGTACACGGCGGCGGAGCGTGGCTACGTGGACGCGGTGATCAAGCCGTCGGAGACGCGCGCGCACCTGATCCGTGGCCTGCGCGCGCTCCGCACCAAGCGGGAGACGCTGCCGCCGAAGAAGCACGGCAACATCCCGCTGTAG
- a CDS encoding biotin--[acetyl-CoA-carboxylase] ligase: MSFAAGGSPFSDLGRPPLNERALRRALLTPGALWRRLEVRAETGSTNADVAAAARDDEPEGLIVVAERQVAGRGRLGRTWESPARAGLSLSVLLRPNVPDEARGWAAVPTAAYGWLPLLAGVALCASVHRVTGLDASLKWPNDLLVPVGAGEGKTAGILAEGVSGAVVMGVGLNVSLRADELPDRPTGPPATSLVLAGAPDADREPLLKAFLRSFADWYARWREAGGDAAASGLREAYRDSCGTIGKRVRVLLPDGSEVSGFVTGVDDDARLLVRTPAGDRPLAAGDVVHLR; encoded by the coding sequence ATGTCGTTCGCCGCGGGCGGGAGCCCGTTCTCGGATCTGGGCCGGCCGCCGTTGAACGAGCGGGCGCTGCGCCGGGCGCTGCTGACGCCGGGTGCGCTGTGGCGGCGGCTGGAGGTGCGGGCCGAGACCGGCTCGACGAACGCGGACGTGGCCGCCGCGGCGCGGGACGACGAGCCGGAGGGGCTGATCGTCGTCGCCGAGCGGCAGGTCGCCGGGCGCGGGCGGCTCGGCCGTACCTGGGAGTCACCGGCCCGCGCGGGACTGTCGCTGAGCGTGTTGCTGCGGCCCAACGTGCCGGACGAGGCGCGCGGCTGGGCGGCGGTGCCGACGGCCGCGTACGGCTGGCTGCCGTTGCTCGCCGGGGTGGCGCTGTGCGCGAGCGTGCACCGGGTGACCGGCCTGGACGCCTCGCTCAAGTGGCCGAACGACCTGCTCGTCCCGGTCGGTGCCGGCGAGGGGAAGACGGCCGGGATCCTGGCCGAGGGCGTGTCCGGCGCGGTGGTGATGGGCGTCGGGCTGAACGTGAGCCTGCGCGCGGACGAGCTGCCCGACCGGCCCACCGGCCCGCCGGCCACCTCGCTGGTGCTGGCCGGTGCACCGGACGCGGACCGGGAGCCGCTGCTCAAGGCGTTCCTGCGGAGCTTCGCGGACTGGTACGCGCGCTGGCGCGAGGCCGGCGGCGACGCGGCGGCGAGCGGGCTGCGGGAGGCCTACCGGGACAGCTGCGGCACGATCGGCAAGCGGGTGCGGGTGCTGCTGCCGGACGGGTCCGAGGTGTCCGGCTTCGTGACCGGGGTGGACGACGACGCGCGCCTGCTGGTCCGCACCCCGGCCGGGGACCGCCCGCTGGCCGCCGGGGACGTCGTGCACCTGCGCTGA
- a CDS encoding PH domain-containing protein: MAFPEDVLTSDEHVVLHLRPHWKALIGPVTVTVLAVAAVGASFLLPEGWMIGQLAIVVAAVVLAGWLALWPFLVWRNTNYVFTNERVMLQKGVLNRDRRDIPLSRVNDHSMTQRFVERLLGSGTLTIESAGERGQSVLVDIPRIEQVQTTLYELVEADRDKHTLGDDELRDALKAPGNPA, translated from the coding sequence GTGGCCTTTCCGGAGGACGTGCTCACCAGTGACGAGCACGTCGTGTTGCACCTGCGCCCGCACTGGAAGGCGCTGATCGGGCCGGTGACCGTCACCGTGCTCGCGGTCGCGGCCGTCGGCGCGAGCTTCCTGCTGCCCGAGGGCTGGATGATCGGCCAGCTGGCGATCGTCGTGGCCGCGGTCGTGCTGGCCGGCTGGCTGGCGCTGTGGCCGTTCCTGGTCTGGCGCAACACGAACTACGTCTTCACGAACGAGCGGGTGATGCTGCAGAAGGGCGTACTCAACCGCGACCGGCGGGACATCCCGCTGTCCCGGGTGAACGACCACTCGATGACGCAGCGCTTCGTCGAGCGGCTGCTCGGTTCCGGCACGCTGACCATCGAGTCGGCCGGGGAGCGCGGCCAGTCGGTGCTGGTCGACATCCCGCGCATCGAGCAGGTCCAGACCACGCTGTACGAGCTGGTCGAGGCGGACCGGGACAAGCACACGCTCGGCGACGACGAGCTGCGGGACGCGCTGAAGGCGCCGGGGAATCCGGCCTAG
- a CDS encoding MaoC/PaaZ C-terminal domain-containing protein, translating into MIRSGTGEPADVFFEDLTPGLVFDLGVTAVDEIEMITFAERFDPQWYHVDGDLAARSPYRGLIASGWFTASLFMRAYVEHLLQHAAADASPGIEELRWLAPVRGGDRLGTRLEVLGRRPSDARPGLGTVTLEGTMSRLDAAGYPEEDVLRLRFRGWFLRRPAG; encoded by the coding sequence GTGATCCGGTCCGGCACGGGTGAGCCGGCGGACGTGTTCTTCGAGGACCTCACCCCGGGGCTGGTGTTCGACCTCGGGGTGACGGCCGTCGACGAAATCGAGATGATCACGTTCGCGGAGCGGTTCGACCCGCAGTGGTACCACGTCGACGGCGACCTGGCCGCCCGCAGCCCGTACCGGGGCCTGATCGCGAGCGGCTGGTTCACCGCGAGCCTGTTCATGCGCGCGTACGTCGAGCACCTGCTCCAGCACGCCGCCGCCGACGCCTCGCCGGGCATCGAGGAGCTGCGCTGGCTCGCTCCGGTCCGCGGCGGCGACCGGCTCGGCACCCGGCTCGAGGTGCTCGGCCGCCGGCCGTCCGACGCCCGTCCCGGCCTCGGCACCGTCACGCTCGAGGGCACGATGAGCCGCCTCGACGCGGCCGGATACCCGGAGGAGGACGTGCTCCGCCTCCGGTTCCGGGGCTGGTTCCTGCGGAGACCGGCCGGCTAG
- a CDS encoding GtrA family protein produces MRLLRLLPERWQKLIREAAKFGIVGGVNFGINFAIFNILILTVMRGGELKANIIATVIATTTSYLMNRHWTYRDRPKSSMRREYVLFFFFNGVALGIELGVLAGFKYGLGLHTVLALNIAKFGGQVFGTLFRFWSYRTFVFRRVPAGKVDHLHIEDIDPHAMADLDLTAELAEHSTHQDADGSAEGRPNGVAAVAPQQRTADSSTPVPNPTS; encoded by the coding sequence ATGCGTCTTCTCCGTCTGCTGCCGGAACGGTGGCAGAAGCTGATCCGCGAGGCGGCCAAGTTCGGCATCGTCGGCGGCGTCAACTTCGGAATCAACTTCGCCATCTTCAACATCCTCATCCTGACCGTGATGCGCGGCGGAGAGCTGAAGGCGAACATCATCGCGACGGTCATCGCGACCACCACGTCGTACCTGATGAACCGGCACTGGACCTATCGTGACCGCCCGAAGTCGAGCATGCGCCGTGAGTACGTGCTGTTCTTCTTCTTCAACGGCGTCGCGCTCGGCATCGAGCTCGGCGTGCTGGCCGGTTTCAAGTACGGTCTGGGCCTGCACACCGTGCTGGCGCTCAACATCGCCAAGTTCGGCGGCCAGGTCTTCGGCACGCTGTTCCGGTTCTGGTCGTACCGCACGTTCGTGTTCCGCCGGGTGCCGGCCGGCAAGGTCGATCACCTGCACATCGAGGACATCGACCCGCACGCGATGGCCGACCTCGACCTCACCGCGGAACTGGCCGAGCACTCGACTCACCAGGACGCCGACGGGAGCGCCGAGGGCCGCCCAAACGGCGTCGCCGCGGTCGCTCCTCAGCAGCGGACCGCGGATAGCAGCACCCCGGTTCCGAACCCGACGTCCTGA
- a CDS encoding GtrA family protein, translating to MHKLWARFGHLVQEIGKFGVVGGIAFVVDFAIYAFCLQGLGMETLTAKAIAASIAATLAFFGNRFWTWRHRERSGLAREYGLYFFFNLVGIGVALGTLALTHYGLGSIWPVFQTEAADYISAQFLGTALGTLVRFWSYRTFVFVAAAPASTPPPVPAESTERD from the coding sequence ATGCACAAGCTGTGGGCTCGCTTCGGTCACCTCGTCCAGGAGATCGGCAAGTTCGGCGTGGTGGGCGGCATCGCGTTCGTGGTCGACTTCGCGATCTACGCGTTCTGCCTGCAGGGCCTCGGGATGGAGACGCTCACCGCCAAGGCGATCGCCGCATCGATCGCCGCCACGCTGGCGTTCTTCGGCAACCGCTTCTGGACCTGGCGGCACCGGGAGCGGTCCGGCCTCGCCCGCGAGTACGGGCTCTACTTCTTCTTCAACCTGGTCGGAATCGGTGTGGCGCTCGGCACACTCGCGCTGACCCACTATGGGCTCGGTTCGATCTGGCCGGTATTTCAGACCGAGGCCGCGGACTACATCTCTGCCCAGTTCCTGGGTACCGCACTGGGCACGCTCGTCCGGTTCTGGTCGTACCGGACGTTCGTCTTCGTCGCTGCGGCACCAGCCTCGACGCCACCGCCCGTACCTGCGGAAAGTACGGAACGTGACTAA
- a CDS encoding sigma-70 family RNA polymerase sigma factor: MGTDHSSDSPSKPAEPSLGLESLDSAVEDAALLDAVRAGDPDAYGTLWERHSDAARALARTLVRDPADVEDLVAETFAKVLAKLRAGQGPQLAFRAYLSTTLRHVCYHRVRRDRRLQFTDDLTRYDVSEPFPDPTLAALEQAYAARAFRKLPARWREVLWRTEVEGATPSQVAPLLGLTPNAAAVLAHRAREGLRQGYLREHLAGAASADCRWTSDRLGGYLRARLSARERTKVGRHLARCRQCALRVGELSEVNGGRCRVRVRHAHT, translated from the coding sequence ATGGGCACTGATCACTCTTCCGACTCACCGTCCAAACCGGCCGAGCCCTCGCTCGGCCTGGAGTCGCTGGACTCCGCGGTCGAGGACGCGGCGCTGCTCGACGCGGTCCGCGCCGGCGACCCGGACGCCTACGGCACGCTCTGGGAGCGCCATTCGGACGCGGCCCGCGCGCTGGCCCGCACGCTGGTCCGCGACCCGGCCGACGTCGAGGACCTGGTCGCCGAGACGTTCGCCAAGGTGCTCGCGAAGCTGCGCGCCGGGCAGGGCCCACAGCTCGCGTTCCGCGCCTACCTGAGCACCACGCTGCGGCACGTCTGCTACCACCGCGTCCGCCGGGACCGGCGGCTCCAGTTCACCGACGACCTGACCCGGTACGACGTGAGCGAGCCGTTCCCGGACCCGACGCTGGCCGCACTGGAGCAGGCGTACGCGGCTCGCGCGTTCCGCAAGCTGCCGGCCCGCTGGCGGGAGGTGCTGTGGCGCACCGAGGTGGAGGGCGCCACGCCCAGCCAGGTCGCGCCACTGCTCGGCCTGACGCCGAACGCGGCCGCGGTGCTCGCCCACCGCGCGCGGGAGGGGCTGCGCCAGGGCTACCTGCGCGAGCACCTGGCCGGCGCGGCATCCGCGGACTGCCGGTGGACCAGCGACCGGCTCGGCGGATACCTGCGCGCCCGGCTCTCCGCGCGGGAACGCACCAAGGTGGGCCGCCACCTGGCCCGCTGCCGGCAGTGTGCACTGCGGGTGGGCGAACTGAGTGAGGTCAACGGCGGTCGATGCCGGGTCCGCGTGCGGCACGCGCACACCTGA